Proteins from one Microbacterium sufflavum genomic window:
- the lexA gene encoding transcriptional repressor LexA, with protein MSETTAPESEAPRTRRRKSLSPKQMAILEVIQAAIAQNGYPPSMREIGDAVGLKSLSSVTHQLGQLELSGYLRRDPGKTRAMEVLIDLPGTGSGAENPADVTTPVGDAALVPLVGRIAAGVPITADQQVEEIFPLPRQLVGKGDLFMLKVSGESMIDAAICDGDWVVVRSQHDAENGEIVAAMLDGEATVKVLRRRDGHTWLLPRNTAFEPILGDEAVVLGKVVAVLRAV; from the coding sequence ATGAGCGAGACCACAGCCCCGGAGTCGGAGGCGCCGCGGACCCGCCGTCGCAAGAGCCTCAGCCCCAAGCAGATGGCGATCCTGGAGGTCATCCAGGCCGCCATCGCCCAGAACGGCTACCCGCCGAGCATGCGCGAGATCGGCGACGCCGTCGGGCTCAAGTCGCTCTCCAGCGTCACGCACCAGCTCGGCCAGCTGGAGCTGAGCGGCTACCTGCGTCGAGACCCGGGCAAGACGCGCGCCATGGAGGTGCTGATCGACCTGCCCGGCACCGGCTCCGGCGCCGAGAACCCGGCCGATGTCACGACTCCCGTCGGCGACGCCGCGCTCGTGCCCCTCGTCGGCCGCATCGCCGCCGGCGTGCCCATCACCGCGGACCAGCAGGTCGAGGAGATCTTCCCGCTCCCCCGGCAGCTCGTCGGCAAGGGCGACCTGTTCATGCTCAAGGTCTCCGGCGAGTCGATGATCGACGCCGCCATCTGCGACGGCGACTGGGTCGTCGTCCGCTCGCAGCACGACGCCGAGAACGGCGAGATCGTCGCGGCGATGCTCGATGGCGAGGCCACCGTCAAGGTGCTCCGTCGCCGCGATGGACACACGTGGCTGCTGCCGCGGAACACCGCCTTCGAGCCCATCCTCGGCGACGAGGCCGTGGTGCTCGGCAAGGTCGTCGCGGTGCTGCGAGCCGTCTGA
- the metE gene encoding 5-methyltetrahydropteroyltriglutamate--homocysteine S-methyltransferase encodes MTAFPEGTILGYPRIGRRRELKKAVEAFWAGRIDEQELERTAAELRAATRERLAALGLGRDDSAIPESFSFYDQVLDAAVTVGAIPSRFEHLRAADGTVGLPAYFTIARGEGERAPLEMTKWFDSNYHYLVPEIGPETVFSLSSDRLVREVAEAAAAGFTTRPVVVGPVTLLALAKASDDAPEGFDPLSRLDDVLPVYRELLARLRAAGATWVQLDEPALVSESLPADTAALATAAERALAVLGGAEDRPSILVAAPYAALDAVFPVLAAAPVEAIAVDLVRGAVPSAAEGLADKTLVGGVIDGHNIWRGDLAAAFATLERLRDLGAAAVSASTSTSLLHVPHDVADETSLDPRLVSWLAFADQKVQQVGVLARGLSQGPEAIAAELDEASAALRDRLDAPGVRDGAVRERALVDADFSRVSYEERESAQEALGLPVLPLTTIGSFPQTADIRRARARFTRGEIPRDDYDDFLRREIAAVVSLQEDLGLDVLVHGEPERNDMVQYFAENLDGFAVTEHGWVQSYGSRATRPSILWGDVSRPAPITVDWSGYAQSLTAKHLKGMLTGPVTILAWSFVRDDQPLGETANQVALALREEIADLEAAGIAVIQVDEPALRELLPLKKADQPSYLDWSVASFRLATGGAAPGTQVHTHLCYSEFGVVIDAIRALDADVTSIEAARSRMEVVADIAEAGFDHGIGPGVYDIHSPRVPAVEEVESLLRRAVEEIPTRQLWVNPDCGLKTRGYEETTASLRNIVEATRRVRAEVGASV; translated from the coding sequence ATGACCGCATTCCCCGAGGGAACCATCCTCGGCTACCCCCGCATCGGCCGTCGCCGCGAGCTCAAGAAGGCCGTCGAGGCGTTCTGGGCGGGCCGCATCGACGAGCAGGAGCTGGAGCGCACGGCCGCCGAGCTGCGCGCCGCCACCCGAGAGCGGCTCGCCGCGCTCGGCCTCGGCCGGGACGACTCCGCGATCCCGGAGTCCTTCTCGTTCTACGACCAGGTGCTCGACGCCGCGGTGACCGTGGGCGCGATCCCCTCGCGCTTCGAGCACCTGCGCGCCGCCGACGGCACGGTCGGCCTCCCGGCGTACTTCACGATCGCGCGGGGCGAGGGGGAGCGCGCGCCCCTGGAGATGACGAAGTGGTTCGACTCGAACTACCACTACCTCGTGCCGGAGATCGGTCCGGAGACGGTGTTCTCGCTGTCCAGCGACCGGCTCGTGCGCGAGGTCGCAGAGGCCGCTGCCGCAGGCTTCACCACGCGCCCGGTCGTGGTCGGCCCGGTTACCCTGCTGGCGCTCGCGAAGGCCTCGGACGACGCCCCCGAGGGCTTCGATCCGCTGTCGCGCCTGGACGACGTGCTCCCCGTGTACCGGGAGCTGCTCGCCCGCCTCCGGGCCGCGGGAGCGACCTGGGTGCAGCTCGACGAGCCGGCGCTCGTGAGCGAGTCGCTCCCCGCCGACACCGCCGCCCTGGCGACCGCGGCCGAACGTGCACTCGCCGTGCTCGGGGGAGCGGAGGACCGTCCGTCGATCCTCGTCGCCGCCCCGTACGCGGCGCTCGACGCCGTGTTCCCGGTCCTCGCGGCCGCACCCGTCGAGGCGATCGCGGTCGACCTGGTCCGGGGCGCTGTGCCGTCCGCGGCGGAGGGTCTCGCGGACAAGACGCTCGTCGGCGGCGTGATCGACGGGCACAACATCTGGCGGGGCGACCTGGCCGCGGCGTTCGCCACGCTCGAGCGTCTGCGCGACCTGGGGGCCGCGGCCGTGTCGGCCTCCACCTCGACCTCACTGCTGCACGTGCCGCACGACGTCGCCGACGAGACCTCGCTCGACCCCCGCCTGGTGTCGTGGCTGGCGTTCGCCGATCAGAAGGTGCAGCAGGTCGGTGTTCTGGCCCGCGGGCTGTCGCAGGGTCCCGAGGCGATCGCCGCCGAGCTCGACGAGGCCTCGGCGGCCCTGCGCGACCGGCTGGACGCGCCGGGCGTGCGCGACGGCGCGGTGCGCGAGCGGGCGCTCGTCGACGCCGACTTCTCGCGGGTGTCCTACGAGGAGCGGGAGAGTGCGCAGGAGGCCCTCGGCCTCCCGGTCCTGCCCCTGACGACGATCGGGTCGTTCCCGCAGACCGCCGACATCCGTCGCGCACGGGCACGGTTCACGCGCGGTGAGATCCCCCGCGACGACTACGACGACTTCCTGCGCCGGGAGATCGCCGCGGTCGTGTCGCTGCAGGAGGACCTCGGACTCGACGTGCTGGTGCACGGGGAGCCGGAGCGCAACGACATGGTGCAGTACTTCGCCGAGAACCTCGACGGCTTCGCGGTCACGGAGCACGGGTGGGTGCAGTCGTACGGCTCGCGCGCCACACGCCCGTCGATCCTGTGGGGCGACGTCTCCCGGCCGGCACCGATCACGGTCGACTGGTCCGGATACGCGCAGTCGCTCACCGCGAAGCACCTCAAGGGCATGCTCACGGGGCCGGTGACGATCCTCGCGTGGTCGTTCGTGCGCGACGACCAGCCGCTGGGGGAGACCGCGAACCAGGTCGCGCTGGCGCTGCGCGAGGAGATCGCCGACCTCGAGGCTGCGGGCATCGCCGTGATCCAGGTCGACGAGCCGGCCCTGCGCGAGCTGCTGCCGCTGAAGAAGGCCGATCAGCCGTCCTACCTGGACTGGTCGGTGGCGTCGTTCCGTCTGGCGACCGGTGGGGCAGCACCGGGCACGCAGGTGCACACGCACCTCTGCTACTCGGAGTTCGGTGTCGTGATCGACGCGATCCGCGCGCTGGACGCCGACGTCACGTCCATCGAGGCCGCCCGCAGCCGGATGGAGGTCGTCGCGGACATCGCCGAGGCCGGGTTCGACCACGGCATCGGCCCCGGCGTCTACGACATCCACTCCCCGCGGGTTCCCGCGGTGGAGGAGGTGGAGTCCCTGCTGCGTCGCGCCGTGGAGGAGATCCCCACGCGGCAGCTCTGGGTCAACCCGGACTGCGGCCTCAAGACCCGCGGCTACGAGGAGACCACCGCGTCGCTGCGGAACATCGTCGAGGCCACGCGCCGCGTGCGCGCCGAGGTGGGCGCCTCGGTCTGA
- a CDS encoding methylenetetrahydrofolate reductase, with the protein MSTEIDTTGTARVPFSFELYPPRNASSEEGLHETVLRLAAAGPEFLSVTYGAGGSTGGRSLDVLRFIRTHTDVEPLAHLTCVGNTYAGATALIREFLDAGILSFLALRGDPPAGQTEDFLGDLESAAQLVQLIDRVQAERAPYEESPVPGIPGAARVAPRRRVNIAVAAFPKGHPRATHRTQDVEALLAKQAAGATFAITQLFFHADDYLAFVERARAAGVTIPILPGIMPITSPARLSRVLELTGEELPGELSIALDVEPTAEGRREIGIAWAARLAAQVVAGGAPGVHLYAFNQHETVLTVLAEAGILPALRR; encoded by the coding sequence ATGTCCACCGAGATCGACACCACCGGCACCGCCCGCGTGCCGTTCTCCTTCGAGCTCTACCCCCCGCGCAACGCGTCGAGCGAGGAGGGGCTGCACGAGACCGTCCTGCGCCTGGCCGCAGCCGGTCCGGAGTTCCTGTCGGTGACCTACGGTGCCGGCGGCTCCACCGGGGGGCGCTCGCTCGACGTGCTGCGCTTCATCCGCACCCACACCGACGTCGAGCCCCTCGCTCATCTCACCTGCGTCGGCAACACCTACGCCGGGGCGACCGCGCTCATCCGCGAGTTCCTCGACGCGGGGATCCTCAGCTTCCTCGCCCTGCGGGGCGACCCGCCCGCCGGGCAGACCGAGGACTTCCTCGGCGACCTGGAGAGCGCGGCCCAGCTCGTCCAGCTGATCGACCGCGTGCAGGCCGAGCGTGCGCCGTACGAGGAGTCGCCGGTTCCCGGGATCCCCGGTGCCGCCCGGGTCGCGCCGCGGCGGAGGGTGAACATCGCGGTGGCCGCGTTCCCGAAGGGCCACCCCCGGGCGACCCACCGCACGCAGGACGTGGAGGCCCTGCTCGCGAAGCAGGCCGCCGGTGCGACGTTCGCGATCACGCAGCTGTTCTTCCACGCCGACGACTACCTGGCCTTCGTGGAGCGTGCCCGCGCGGCCGGGGTGACCATCCCGATCCTGCCCGGCATCATGCCCATCACCTCGCCCGCTCGGCTTTCCCGCGTGCTGGAGCTCACGGGAGAGGAGCTGCCCGGAGAGCTCTCCATCGCCCTCGACGTGGAGCCGACCGCCGAGGGGCGCCGCGAGATCGGCATCGCCTGGGCCGCGCGCCTGGCCGCGCAGGTCGTGGCCGGCGGCGCCCCCGGCGTGCACCTCTACGCCTTCAACCAGCACGAGACCGTCCTCACCGTCCTCGCCGAAGCCGGCATCCTCCCGGCTCTGCGCCGTTAG
- a CDS encoding S9 family peptidase, with amino-acid sequence MSSLPFGSWPSPFTAASVATSAPRIDGARFAGSEIWWGESVPAEAGRVTVRSSSGAEILPAPWSARSRVHEYGGGAWTAGDGALFFVSGADQRVHRLVPGGEPEPLTPAGASYGGLRLQSGRLLAVREDLRPDPHRRGIVEIPVDGSAAEDDGALRVIAEGTGFFAHPALSPDGTRVAWVEWHERTMPWDEAQLAIASLADGEVVRIASSAALQPEWLDDTALVYADDASGRWQVQRLHVDGVTPAAAPIALTGTDADTGYGLWVLGNRWFQPLADGRVVAARTNGRDEVHVLPADGTTSTALDLPADGHVSVDDVSGSRVLLSGNSSGTTPGVWCVDLDSGRVEAVAGGVPSDPEWMPGAQPIVVDGAHGSVHAFAYPPANPAHTAAPGELPPYIVFVHGGPTAHVTGAASSEVAFFTSRGIGVLDVNYGGSTGYGRAYRDRLVGQWGVVDVDDVVAAARGLADAGLADPARIAIRGGSAGGWTVLSALVRGGTFAAGISRYGVADLRLLAAETHDFEAPYLDGLVGRLPEDEHVYVERSPLTHADRIDVPVLLLQGGEDRVVPPSQSEAIRNALAANGIEHEYALYPAEGHGFRSAENIVDALQRELAFLGRVFCFTPAP; translated from the coding sequence ATGTCGTCGCTGCCCTTCGGTTCCTGGCCCTCCCCCTTCACCGCCGCGTCTGTCGCGACCTCCGCACCGCGCATCGACGGCGCCCGGTTCGCCGGGTCGGAGATCTGGTGGGGCGAGTCCGTGCCGGCCGAAGCCGGACGCGTGACCGTACGCAGCTCCTCCGGCGCCGAGATCCTGCCGGCTCCGTGGAGCGCGCGGTCGCGCGTGCACGAGTACGGCGGCGGGGCGTGGACGGCCGGCGACGGTGCGCTGTTCTTCGTCTCGGGCGCGGATCAGCGCGTGCATCGCCTCGTCCCCGGGGGCGAGCCCGAGCCGCTCACGCCCGCCGGTGCGTCGTACGGCGGACTCCGACTGCAGAGCGGACGACTGCTGGCCGTGCGCGAAGACCTCCGTCCGGACCCGCACCGGCGCGGCATCGTCGAGATCCCGGTGGACGGGTCCGCGGCCGAGGACGACGGCGCGCTCCGGGTGATCGCGGAGGGCACGGGCTTCTTCGCGCACCCGGCGCTGTCGCCCGACGGCACGCGGGTGGCCTGGGTCGAGTGGCACGAGCGGACGATGCCGTGGGACGAGGCGCAGCTCGCGATCGCGTCGCTCGCCGACGGCGAGGTCGTGCGCATCGCGTCGTCCGCCGCCCTGCAGCCGGAGTGGCTCGACGACACCGCGCTCGTGTACGCCGACGACGCGTCCGGGCGCTGGCAGGTGCAGCGCCTTCACGTCGACGGCGTGACACCCGCAGCCGCACCGATCGCCCTGACCGGGACCGACGCCGACACCGGCTACGGCCTGTGGGTGCTGGGCAACCGGTGGTTCCAGCCGCTGGCGGACGGACGCGTGGTCGCCGCGCGCACGAACGGCCGCGACGAGGTGCACGTGCTCCCGGCGGACGGCACGACGAGCACCGCGCTGGACCTCCCCGCCGACGGGCACGTGAGCGTGGACGACGTGTCCGGCTCCCGCGTGCTGCTCAGCGGCAACAGCTCGGGCACCACGCCCGGGGTATGGTGCGTCGACCTCGACTCGGGCCGCGTGGAGGCCGTGGCGGGCGGGGTCCCGTCCGATCCGGAGTGGATGCCCGGCGCGCAGCCGATCGTGGTGGACGGCGCGCACGGCTCGGTGCACGCGTTCGCCTACCCGCCCGCGAACCCCGCGCACACCGCGGCTCCCGGCGAGCTTCCGCCGTACATCGTGTTCGTCCATGGAGGACCGACCGCGCATGTGACGGGGGCCGCGTCGTCCGAGGTCGCGTTCTTCACGAGCCGCGGCATCGGCGTGCTCGACGTGAACTACGGCGGCTCCACCGGCTACGGCCGGGCCTACCGCGACCGCCTCGTCGGGCAGTGGGGTGTGGTCGACGTGGACGACGTGGTCGCCGCCGCGCGGGGCCTGGCCGATGCGGGGCTCGCCGATCCCGCGCGCATCGCGATCCGCGGCGGTTCGGCCGGCGGCTGGACCGTTCTGTCGGCGCTGGTGCGGGGCGGGACCTTCGCGGCGGGCATCAGCCGCTACGGTGTGGCGGACCTGCGCCTGCTGGCCGCCGAGACGCACGACTTCGAGGCGCCGTACCTCGACGGTCTGGTCGGGAGGCTGCCGGAGGACGAGCACGTGTACGTCGAGCGTTCACCCCTCACGCACGCCGACCGCATCGACGTGCCCGTGCTGCTGCTCCAGGGCGGCGAGGACCGCGTGGTGCCTCCGTCGCAGTCCGAGGCGATCCGCAACGCCCTCGCCGCGAACGGCATCGAGCACGAGTACGCGCTGTATCCGGCAGAGGGGCACGGCTTCCGCAGCGCAGAGAACATCGTGGACGCGCTGCAGCGCGAGCTCGCGTTCCTCGGCCGCGTGTTCTGCTTCACCCCGGCGCCCTGA
- the smpB gene encoding SsrA-binding protein SmpB: MPRERGEKVVATNRRARHDYTIEKSYEAGMVLTGTEVKSLRQGRANLSDGYAFVKGNEVFLDAVHIPEYSQGHWTNHSAKRIRKLLLHREEIAKLSHAVSAGGYTLIPLKLYFSDGRAKVEIALAKGKREYDKRQTLRERQDTREAERAMRLRNRVGE; encoded by the coding sequence ATGCCCAGGGAACGCGGGGAGAAGGTCGTCGCGACCAATCGTCGCGCGCGTCACGACTACACCATCGAGAAGTCGTACGAGGCGGGAATGGTGCTCACCGGCACCGAGGTCAAGTCACTCCGTCAGGGGCGCGCGAACCTCAGCGACGGATACGCGTTCGTCAAGGGCAACGAGGTGTTCCTCGACGCCGTGCACATCCCGGAGTACTCGCAGGGGCACTGGACCAACCACTCCGCCAAGCGCATCCGCAAGCTGCTGCTGCACCGTGAGGAGATCGCCAAGCTCTCCCACGCGGTCTCGGCCGGTGGTTACACCCTGATCCCGCTGAAGCTCTACTTCTCCGACGGCAGGGCCAAGGTCGAGATCGCTCTCGCGAAGGGAAAGCGCGAGTACGACAAGAGGCAGACGCTGCGCGAGCGGCAGGACACGCGCGAGGCCGAGCGGGCCATGCGCCTGCGCAACCGCGTCGGCGAGTAG
- the ftsX gene encoding permease-like cell division protein FtsX, with amino-acid sequence MRIGLILTEALVGLRRNISMVISVVLVTFVSLTFVGAAILMQSQIGVMRGYWAERAQVAVYMCSAVSESDTCVDGAASEEQVAAVRAQLEGDALAPLISSMTFDTKEETYAKLVEQVGEEQASVLTPDQAFEVFFVTMKDPGQSQVLAEAFSGQAGVEQVQDQLQYLEPLFSALTVATYIAVGIAVLMLIAATLLIGTTIRLSAYARRKEIGIMRLVGASNRFIQTPFVLEGVFAAFLGSALACAAVVAGVHFGVNGYLRGRVPFITTWVTMNDAFLVVPVLVGIGVVLAALSAGFAIRRWLRT; translated from the coding sequence ATGAGAATCGGCCTGATCCTGACCGAGGCCCTCGTGGGTCTCCGTCGCAACATCTCGATGGTCATCTCCGTCGTGCTGGTGACGTTCGTGTCGCTGACCTTCGTGGGCGCGGCGATCCTCATGCAGTCCCAGATCGGCGTGATGCGGGGCTATTGGGCCGAGCGTGCCCAGGTGGCGGTGTACATGTGCTCGGCGGTGTCGGAGTCGGACACCTGCGTCGACGGCGCCGCCAGCGAGGAGCAGGTCGCCGCGGTGCGCGCCCAGCTCGAGGGCGACGCGCTGGCGCCGCTGATCAGCTCCATGACGTTCGACACCAAAGAGGAGACGTACGCCAAGCTCGTCGAGCAGGTGGGCGAGGAGCAGGCGAGCGTGCTCACGCCCGACCAGGCGTTCGAGGTGTTCTTCGTCACGATGAAGGATCCGGGGCAGTCGCAGGTGCTCGCCGAGGCGTTCAGCGGACAGGCGGGCGTGGAGCAGGTGCAGGACCAGTTGCAATACCTCGAGCCGCTGTTCTCCGCGCTCACCGTCGCGACCTACATCGCGGTCGGGATCGCCGTGCTGATGCTGATCGCCGCGACCCTCCTGATCGGGACGACCATCCGACTATCGGCCTACGCGAGACGCAAGGAGATCGGGATCATGCGCCTGGTGGGCGCGTCCAACCGGTTCATCCAGACGCCGTTCGTGCTGGAGGGCGTCTTCGCGGCCTTCCTCGGCTCGGCGCTCGCGTGCGCGGCGGTCGTCGCCGGGGTGCACTTCGGCGTCAACGGCTACCTGCGCGGGCGGGTCCCGTTCATCACGACCTGGGTCACCATGAACGACGCGTTCCTCGTGGTGCCCGTGCTGGTGGGGATCGGCGTCGTGCTGGCGGCGCTGTCGGCCGGCTTCGCGATCCGTCGCTGGCTGCGCACCTGA
- the ftsE gene encoding cell division ATP-binding protein FtsE: MIRFENVTKRYRGTSKPALSGVDFEVQRGEFVFLVGASGSGKSSCLRLILREDVPTSGRVAVLGRDLRSLANRKVPYFRRHIGSVFQDFRLLPSKTVHQNVAFTLQVTGSSRGFIQQAVPEALALVGLEGKEKRMPHELSGGEQQRVAIARALVNRPQVLLADEPTGNLDPATSVDIMQLLARINAGGTTVLMATHEAGFVDQMRRRVIELRDGEMVRDEVHGGYGDTSNIPRLAPEEVRGAAAAAALTAVQEVQRQTADLSVVRAALAEELDAQRRAAAAAAPQPEREPQVVEPPEPPRRGVVEPPDEAERAPAAEKAPVERPATPRTHPIVLPEVDVAELGVADRLGLSDQDDEEVGPTS, encoded by the coding sequence ATGATTCGGTTCGAGAACGTCACGAAGCGCTACCGCGGGACGTCGAAGCCCGCCCTGTCCGGAGTCGACTTCGAAGTGCAACGCGGGGAGTTCGTCTTCCTCGTCGGCGCTTCGGGATCGGGCAAGTCGTCCTGCCTGCGGCTCATCCTGCGGGAGGACGTGCCCACCAGTGGTCGCGTCGCCGTCCTCGGTCGCGATCTCCGCTCCCTCGCGAACCGGAAGGTGCCCTACTTCCGTCGCCACATCGGCTCCGTGTTCCAAGACTTCCGCCTGCTGCCGTCCAAGACCGTGCACCAGAACGTCGCGTTCACGCTGCAGGTCACCGGCTCCTCGCGCGGTTTCATCCAGCAGGCCGTGCCCGAGGCCCTGGCACTGGTCGGGCTCGAGGGCAAGGAGAAGCGCATGCCGCACGAGCTCTCCGGCGGTGAGCAGCAGCGCGTCGCGATCGCCCGTGCCCTCGTGAACCGTCCGCAGGTGCTGCTGGCCGACGAGCCCACCGGAAACCTCGACCCCGCGACCTCCGTCGACATCATGCAGCTGCTCGCCCGCATCAACGCCGGCGGCACGACCGTGCTCATGGCCACGCACGAGGCGGGGTTCGTCGATCAGATGCGTCGCCGCGTGATCGAGCTGCGCGACGGCGAGATGGTGCGCGACGAGGTCCACGGCGGCTACGGCGACACCTCGAACATCCCGCGACTCGCGCCGGAGGAGGTGCGGGGAGCCGCCGCCGCGGCCGCCCTCACCGCGGTGCAGGAGGTGCAGCGGCAGACCGCCGACCTGTCGGTGGTGCGTGCCGCCCTGGCGGAGGAGCTCGACGCGCAGCGCCGCGCCGCCGCAGCCGCGGCCCCGCAGCCGGAACGTGAGCCGCAGGTGGTCGAGCCGCCCGAGCCGCCGCGTCGCGGAGTGGTGGAACCGCCGGATGAGGCGGAGCGTGCCCCGGCCGCGGAGAAGGCTCCGGTCGAGCGTCCGGCCACCCCTCGCACGCACCCGATCGTGCTGCCGGAGGTCGACGTCGCCGAGCTCGGCGTGGCCGACCGTCTCGGCCTCTCCGACCAGGACGACGAGGAAGTGGGCCCGACCTCATGA
- a CDS encoding DUF2510 domain-containing protein: protein MTTPAGWYDDGSGRLRWWDGQQWTEHFAPETPAVPAQESPASESETMPGAPAAAVPDAQPEATAPDATAPEATAPDATTPDATAADATAPDATAPDATTPDATTPDATAAPDATAPEAVVAPEPASDWAAPASGAHELPGAAPVADWSAPGATAAGTVTPPPTGVQPPAGLAASPQGGYPGQYSPAAQAAGQGGYPGQAAYPTAQTYPAQGGGYPGAPAYAAAAPAPAKISVLGLVGLGLAALGLLLAFTPFTVVFSWLFLGAGFIVSLISLFLKGKKWPGITGLGVSVLGAIIAAIMSFVFFLGAVASQVDRSDSLPDDGSDTGTSDSGTDSGTDDGTGSGTVVEGSLGDPITVTQMSGSAELTITSATWGTTNGSDFEATNGGYLVIDLTWETLEGTTYVNPLYFSVETAEGAEGDYDIFGDATLESSELPAGETTQGTVSFDVAQSGSYVVIVSDELFQEVARVTVEATAR, encoded by the coding sequence ATGACGACACCTGCTGGCTGGTACGACGACGGCTCCGGTCGGCTGCGGTGGTGGGACGGCCAGCAGTGGACCGAGCACTTCGCGCCCGAGACGCCCGCTGTGCCCGCCCAGGAGTCCCCGGCATCCGAGTCCGAGACGATGCCGGGTGCGCCCGCCGCGGCGGTGCCCGACGCGCAGCCCGAGGCCACGGCCCCCGACGCCACCGCACCTGAGGCCACCGCACCCGACGCCACCACGCCCGACGCGACCGCCGCCGACGCCACCGCACCCGACGCCACCGCACCCGACGCCACCACGCCCGACGCCACCACGCCCGACGCCACCGCCGCACCCGACGCCACCGCGCCAGAGGCCGTGGTCGCACCCGAGCCCGCGAGCGACTGGGCCGCGCCGGCCTCGGGCGCCCACGAGCTTCCCGGTGCCGCGCCGGTGGCCGACTGGTCTGCGCCCGGAGCCACGGCGGCCGGGACGGTCACGCCGCCTCCGACCGGAGTGCAGCCTCCCGCCGGACTGGCCGCCTCTCCGCAGGGCGGCTACCCCGGGCAGTACTCCCCCGCCGCGCAGGCTGCGGGCCAGGGCGGCTACCCCGGACAGGCGGCCTACCCCACCGCGCAGACGTATCCCGCTCAGGGCGGCGGCTACCCCGGCGCTCCGGCTTACGCCGCGGCAGCCCCGGCGCCGGCGAAGATCTCCGTGCTGGGCCTCGTCGGCCTCGGTCTCGCCGCCCTCGGCCTGCTCCTCGCCTTCACGCCGTTCACGGTCGTCTTCTCGTGGCTGTTCCTCGGCGCGGGCTTCATCGTGTCGCTCATCTCCCTGTTCCTGAAGGGCAAGAAGTGGCCGGGCATCACGGGCCTGGGCGTCTCGGTGCTCGGCGCGATCATCGCCGCGATCATGAGCTTCGTGTTCTTCCTCGGTGCCGTCGCCAGCCAGGTCGACCGCTCCGACTCGCTGCCCGACGACGGCTCCGACACGGGGACGAGCGACTCCGGCACGGATTCCGGAACGGACGACGGCACCGGCTCCGGCACGGTCGTCGAGGGCAGCCTCGGCGATCCGATCACCGTGACGCAGATGTCCGGCAGCGCGGAGCTGACGATCACGTCCGCCACCTGGGGCACCACCAACGGCTCGGACTTCGAGGCGACCAACGGCGGCTACCTGGTGATCGACCTCACGTGGGAGACGCTCGAGGGCACGACCTATGTGAACCCGCTGTACTTCTCGGTCGAGACCGCGGAGGGTGCCGAGGGCGACTACGACATCTTCGGCGATGCCACGCTCGAATCGAGTGAACTCCCGGCGGGTGAGACCACGCAGGGCACCGTGTCGTTCGATGTCGCCCAGAGCGGATCGTACGTCGTGATCGTCAGCGACGAGCTGTTCCAGGAGGTCGCCCGCGTGACCGTGGAAGCCACCGCGCGCTGA